The proteins below come from a single Podarcis muralis chromosome 8, rPodMur119.hap1.1, whole genome shotgun sequence genomic window:
- the OVOL2 gene encoding transcription factor Ovo-like 2 isoform X1 — MPRVFLVKRRNPLPASRSWDELPDEERADTYVPGEVKHDLLNYRSEDSCSLESSSSSSSSSSSSSSRDTEAANTSAPESTPEEALLDSTVNRPTVRSKIKFTTGTCGEALLYNCELCGKGFRLQRMLNRHTKCHSQVKRHLCTFCGKGFNDTFDLKRHVRTHTGIRPYKCEICNKAFTQRCSLESHLKKIHGVQQQYAYKQRRDKLYVCEDCGYTGPTQEDLYMHISNVHPGSALLKKTSKKLAAVLQNKPTSPMETSPEETGEQQ, encoded by the exons ATGCCCAGAGTGTTTCTGGTGAAGAGGAGGAACCCGCTGCCGGCCAGTCGCAGCTGGGACGAGCTGCCCGACGAAGAGAGAGCCGACACTTATGTCCCAG GAGAGGTGAAGCATGACCTTCTCAACTATCGCAGTGAAGATAGCTGCAGTttagagagcagcagcagcagcagcagcagcagcagcagcagcagcagcagggacacGGAGGCTGCCAACACCTCGGCTCCTGAATCCACACCAGAGGAGGCACTCCTGGACTCGACAGTGAACCGCCCCACAGTCAGATCCAAAATCAAG TTCACGACTGGCACTTGTGGCGAGGCCTTGTTGTACAACTGTGAGCTATGCGGCAAAGGATTTCGCCTGCAGCGCATGCTGAACCGCCACACCAAGTGTCACAGTCAAGTGAAGAGGCACTTGTGCACCTTCTGTGGGAAAGGATTCAATGATACTTTTGATCTGAAAAGACACGTAAGGACACACACAG GAATCCGCCCATACAAATGTGAGATCTGCAACAAAGCCTTTACCCAGCGCTGTTCCCTGGAATCACACCTTAAAAAAATCCACGGAGTGCAGCAACAATATGCTTACAAACAGCGAAGAGACAAACTGTATGTCTGTGAAGATTGTGGCTACACAGGCCCAACCCAAGAGGACTTGTACATGCACATCAGTAATGTTCATCCTGGAAGTGCTCTTCTGAAGAAAACATCCAAAAAACTTGCAGCTGTTTTGCAAAACAAACCGACCTCTCCAATGGAGACGAGCCCAGAAGAGACTGGGGAGCAACAGTAA
- the OVOL2 gene encoding transcription factor Ovo-like 2 isoform X3 produces MLNRHTKCHSQVKRHLCTFCGKGFNDTFDLKRHVRTHTGIRPYKCEICNKAFTQRCSLESHLKKIHGVQQQYAYKQRRDKLYVCEDCGYTGPTQEDLYMHISNVHPGSALLKKTSKKLAAVLQNKPTSPMETSPEETGEQQ; encoded by the exons ATGCTGAACCGCCACACCAAGTGTCACAGTCAAGTGAAGAGGCACTTGTGCACCTTCTGTGGGAAAGGATTCAATGATACTTTTGATCTGAAAAGACACGTAAGGACACACACAG GAATCCGCCCATACAAATGTGAGATCTGCAACAAAGCCTTTACCCAGCGCTGTTCCCTGGAATCACACCTTAAAAAAATCCACGGAGTGCAGCAACAATATGCTTACAAACAGCGAAGAGACAAACTGTATGTCTGTGAAGATTGTGGCTACACAGGCCCAACCCAAGAGGACTTGTACATGCACATCAGTAATGTTCATCCTGGAAGTGCTCTTCTGAAGAAAACATCCAAAAAACTTGCAGCTGTTTTGCAAAACAAACCGACCTCTCCAATGGAGACGAGCCCAGAAGAGACTGGGGAGCAACAGTAA
- the OVOL2 gene encoding transcription factor Ovo-like 2 isoform X2, with protein sequence MSQFTTGTCGEALLYNCELCGKGFRLQRMLNRHTKCHSQVKRHLCTFCGKGFNDTFDLKRHVRTHTGIRPYKCEICNKAFTQRCSLESHLKKIHGVQQQYAYKQRRDKLYVCEDCGYTGPTQEDLYMHISNVHPGSALLKKTSKKLAAVLQNKPTSPMETSPEETGEQQ encoded by the exons ATGTCCCAG TTCACGACTGGCACTTGTGGCGAGGCCTTGTTGTACAACTGTGAGCTATGCGGCAAAGGATTTCGCCTGCAGCGCATGCTGAACCGCCACACCAAGTGTCACAGTCAAGTGAAGAGGCACTTGTGCACCTTCTGTGGGAAAGGATTCAATGATACTTTTGATCTGAAAAGACACGTAAGGACACACACAG GAATCCGCCCATACAAATGTGAGATCTGCAACAAAGCCTTTACCCAGCGCTGTTCCCTGGAATCACACCTTAAAAAAATCCACGGAGTGCAGCAACAATATGCTTACAAACAGCGAAGAGACAAACTGTATGTCTGTGAAGATTGTGGCTACACAGGCCCAACCCAAGAGGACTTGTACATGCACATCAGTAATGTTCATCCTGGAAGTGCTCTTCTGAAGAAAACATCCAAAAAACTTGCAGCTGTTTTGCAAAACAAACCGACCTCTCCAATGGAGACGAGCCCAGAAGAGACTGGGGAGCAACAGTAA
- the PET117 gene encoding protein PET117 homolog, mitochondrial: MSTVSKAVLAASVAVSGAVVAGVHLQQSRVRERLREGVLRDFERQHRKQENLRILEQQIALTEQLEMERSKMLMGKESSQ; the protein is encoded by the exons ATGTCGACGGTGTCCAAGGCGGTTCTGGCGGCCTCCGTCGCGGTCTCGGGCGCCGTCGTCGCGGGCGTCCACCTCCAGCAGAGCCGCGTCAGGGAG AGGCTACGTGAAGGAGTGCTGAGAGACTTTGAGAGGCAGCATCGTAAGCAAGAAAATCTTCGCATTTTGGAGCAACAGATTGCTTTGACTGAGCAACttgaaatggaaagaagcaaaatGCTCATGGGAAAAGAATCCTCACAGTAA